One genomic window of Gossypium hirsutum isolate 1008001.06 chromosome D11, Gossypium_hirsutum_v2.1, whole genome shotgun sequence includes the following:
- the LOC107922997 gene encoding lysine-specific demethylase JMJ25 isoform X2, with translation MDSPSGKRCRRSAGLGKWRCSEMALPSSSYCEKHNLQRNKQAQKRIRGDGDNNSNCKSRKLKRSGSVGGEFSRSEMNKKKNRREEELSGGSEEGDGLVLTEMLAREREKEEKDIQGSKVGSRNSVKEIVDSGEGKANSRKKQASVKAVRNGAGREKKSIEKNKTSKSKEFGSLMCHQCQRNDKSGVVFCSSCQRKRYCYECIEKWYSEKTRDEVEAVCPYCRGNCNCKACLREVLVVKDTRKDIEASVKLEWLKYLLHKALPVLKHIYREQSSEIEIEADIKGSQLAEIDITRSKLDKSERLYCDNCNTSIVNFHRSCSRCCYDLCLICCQELREGRQPCANEAETSSQQLVERASFQTIEKDEKSNAPRRRHGWESQVHSPGNDKAVTSSHLPDWRANANGSIPCPPSDYGGCGASTLELRRVFKANWVTKLIINAEDITSRYKPPDVDFYMECSSCQNALDGNSNSSSNVRHAANRKECCDNYLFCPNAHDISDDESEHFQRHWMRGEPVIVRNVLEKTSGLSWEPMVMWRAFRETGSNVKFKEETRSVRAIDCLDWCEVEINIHQFFMGYLEGRMHNTCWPEMLKLKDWPSSTLFEERLPRHNAEFIAALPFSDYADPKFGFLNLAARLPEGSLKPDMGPKTYIAYGCSEELGRGDSVTKLHCDMSDAVNVLTHTTKVKISPWQRKEIESMQNMHAAEDMQELYGGVDKAKVGMEERLLKTTHGDKIIVTDCAKNGSMEHGHLLLEEKHIKEGKLDNEQSNANPPVPDSGNLKIAGLDESKPGMGHSVSSENWKNNSIGTELLQVNDSNPRILDFNKNGVTQSLGVNNNPEKGSFEENSDRKLTSNMPKVEPHKFSLSSSADERDNLFVENLNNKSSILKHNVKVEAESFPENNDKGRTDKKMENFEMESSSSSSMLDKDYLKTRRMDHSLRLEKEVKNISGKDQMDENVYSSELNAATAEYVTVKLNEQSVKQSKGGGNNSSNVVTESEGLADWSASYLEKIKCSNDMVVTRKDKFGISFSGDCALSVPVSKESDQEAVKDIGNDDNLELVKGGAVWDIFRKQDVPKIIQYLEKHKKEFRHVNNLPVISVIHPIHDQTLFLNERHKRQLKEEFDVEPWTFEQYLGEAVFIPAGCPHQVRNRQSCIKVALDFVSPDNIEECLRLTNEFRKLPKNHRAKEDKLEARFLFRTNYWGLRITNVWRR, from the exons ATGGATTCACCGTCAGGTAAACGGTGCAGGAGAAGCGCCGGTCTAGGTAAGTGGCGATGCAGCGAAATGGCGTTGCCTTCAAGCTCGTATTGCGAGAAGCACAACTTGCAAAGAAATAAACAGGCTCAAAAAAGAATTCGCGGAGATGGAGATAATAACAGCAACTGTAAATCCCGCAAGTTAAAGAGAAGTGGCAGTGTGGGAGGTGAATTCAGCCGATCGGAAATGAACAAGAAGAAGAACAGGAGAGAGGAGGAGTTGAGCGGTGGATCGGAAGAAGGGGACGGGCTTGTCTTGACAGAGATGTTGGCCAGGGAGCGCGAAAAGGAAGAGAAAGATATCCAGGGGAGTAAGGTTGGTTCTCGAAATTCAGTGAAGGAGATAGTGGATTCCGGTGAAGGAAAAGCTAATTCCCGTAAAAAACAAGCCTCCGTTAAAGCTGTTAGGAATGGTGCCGGTAGAGAGAAAAAATCCATCGAGAAG AATAAGACGAGTAAAAGCAAAGAATTTGGAAGTTTAATGTGTCATCAGTGCCAAAGGAACGACAAGAGTGGTGTTGTTTTTTGTTCCAGTTGTCAAAGGAAGCGTTATTGTTACGAGTGCATTGAAAAGTG GTATTCGGAGAAAACAAGGGATGAAGTTGAGGCTGTATGTCCGTATTGTCGTGGAAATTGCAATTGTAAAGCTTGTTTGCGTGAAGTTTTGGTTGTCAAG GATACCCGCAAGGATATAGAGGCCAGTGTCAAATTGGAGTGGCTAAAATATTTGCTTCATAAAGCTCTCCCAGTTCTTAAGCATATATACAGGGAGCAGAGCTCTGAAATAGAGATTGAAGCAGACATAAAAG GATCTCAATTGGCAGAAATTGATATAACAAGGTCTAAGTTGGACAAAAGCGAACGTTTGTACTG TGACAACTGCAATACATCAATTGTTAACTTTCACAGAAGCTGCTCCAGATGTTGTTATGATTTATGCTTAATCTGTTGTCAAGAGCTAAGAGAAGGCCGCCAACCTTGTGCTAATGAAGCAGAAACATCCAGCCAACAGTTAGTTGAAAGAGCTAGTTTTCAAACTATAGAGAAGGATGAAAAAAGTAATGCACCAAGGAGAAGACATGGATGGGAAAGCCAAGTGCATTCACCCGGTAACGATAAAGCTGTTACATCTTCTCATTTGCCTGATTGGCGAGCTAATGCTAATGGTAGCATTCCATGTCCTCCAAGTGACTATGGAGGTTGTGGTGCTTCTACACTTGAGTTGAGGCGTGTTTTTAAAGCTAACTGGGTAACAAAGCTGATAATTAATGCCGAGGACATTACCAGTAGATACAAGCCACCTGATGTTGATTTCTATATGGAATGTTCTTCATGCCAGAATGCTTTAGATGGAAACAGCAACAGTAGTTCTAATGTGAGGCATGCAGCTAACAGGAAAGAGTGTTGTGATAACTACTTATTCTGCCCAAATGCTCATGATATATCAGATGATGAAAGTGAGCATTTTCAGAGGCATTGGATGAGGGGTGAACCTGTGATTGTCCGTAATGTTCTAGAGAAAACATCTGGCCTTAGTTGGGAACCCATGGTCATGTGGAGGGCTTTCAGAGAAACAGGTTCCAATGTAAAATTCAAAGAAGAGACTCGAAGCGTAAGGGCCATTGATTGCTTAGATTGGTGTGAG GTCGAAATTAATATTCACCAATTTTTCATGGGCTACTTAGAGGGTCGTATGCACAACACTTGCTGGCCAGAAATGTTGAAATTGAAGGATTGGCCTTCATCAACCTTATTTGAAGAACGTTTGCCCAGGCATAATGCTGAATTTATTGCTGCACTCCCTTTCAGTGACTACGCTGATccaaaatttggctttttaaaCCTTGCTGCACGGCTTCCAGAGGGATCATTGAAGCCAGATATGGGACCCAAGACATATATTGCATACGGATGCTCTGAAGAACTTGGTAGAGGCGATTCTGTGACAAAGTTGCATTGTGACATGTCTGATGCG GTAAATGTATTGACACACACAACTAAGGTGAAAATTTCTCCCTGGCAACGCAAAGAGATAGAAAGCATGCAGAACATGCATGCTGCGGAAGACATGCAAGAGCTATATGGGGGTGTAGATAAAGCTAAGGTTGGAATGGAAGAAAGATTATTGAAGACAACCCATGGGGACAAGATCATTGTTACTGATTGCGCAAAGAATGGAAGCATGGAGCATGGGCACTTGTTGTTGGAAGAGAAACACATAAAGGAAGGGAAACTGGATAACGAACAATCAAATGCTAATCCACCCGTTCCAGATTCCGGGAATCTAAAGATTGCAGGATTGGATGAATCAAAGCCTGGAATGGGGCATTCTGTTTCCTCTGAAAATTGGAAAAACAATAGTATTGGGACAGAGTTGCTTCAAGTAAATGATTCAAATCCTCGCATTcttgattttaataaaaatggtGTGACACAATCATTAGGGGTTAATAATAACCCTGAAAAAGGCTCCTTCGAGGAAAACAGTGACAGAAAATTAACTTCAAATATGCCGAAAGTTGAACCACACAAATTCTCTTTGTCTAGCAGTGCAGATGAAAGGGATAATCTAtttgttgaaaatttgaataataaatcaAGCATCTTGAAGCATAATGTGAAGGTAGAAGCAGAGTCATTTCCAGAAAATAATGACAAAGGGAGAACtgataaaaaaatggaaaattttgaaatggagAGCTCTTCATCAAGCAGCATGCTAGATAAGGACTACTTGAAAACAAGAAGAATGGATCATAGTTTAAGATTGGAGAAAGAGGTCAAAAATATTTCAGGAAAGGACCAAATGGATGAAAATGTCTACTCTTCAGAGTTAAATGCTGCCACAGCAGAATACGTGACTGTGAAGTTAAACGAGCAAAGCGTAAAACAATCTAAAGGTGGAGGAAACAATTCTTCTAATG TGGTAACTGAGAGCGAAGGTTTAGCTGATTGGAGTGCATCCTACCTAGAAAAGATTAAATGTTCAAACGACATGGTGGTAACGAGGAAAGACAAATTTGGGATTTCATTCTCTGGTGATTGTGCACTTAGTGTCCCTGTTTCGAAAGAATCAGACCAAGAGGCTGTCAAGGATATAGGAAATGATGATAACTTAGAACTGGTCAAAGGTGGTGCTGTCTGGGATATCTTTCGCAAGCAGGATGTTCCTAAAATCattcagtatttggaaaagcACAAGAAGGAATTTCGCCATGTTAACAATCTTCCTGTAATTTCG GTCATTCATCCCATTCATGATCAGACTCTTTTTTTAAATGAGAGGCATAAAAGGCAACTGAAAGAGGAATTTG ATGTGGAACCTTGGACGTTTGAGCAATACCTTGGTGAGGCTGTTTTCATTCCTGCCGGATGCCCTCATCAAGTGAGAAATAGACAA TCTTGTATTAAGGTTGCACTGGATTTCGTTTCTCCCGACAACATTGAGGAATGCCTTCGATTAACTAATGAGTTCCGTAAGCTCCCAAAGAACCATAGAGCCAAGGAGGACAAGTTAGAG